A window of the Enterobacteriaceae bacterium 4M9 genome harbors these coding sequences:
- the coaD gene encoding pantetheine-phosphate adenylyltransferase, which yields MQRRAIYPGTFDPITNGHLDIVSRAADLFDSVIIAIAASPHKNTLFTLDERVALACEATAHISNVEVTGFSDLMANFARTQQANVLVRGLRAVADFEYEIQLAHMNRHLMPELESVFLMPTKEWSFISSSLVKEVARHHGDVSHFLPEHVRKALLEKLG from the coding sequence ATGCAACGACGCGCCATTTACCCAGGGACGTTTGATCCCATCACCAACGGTCACCTTGATATCGTCAGTCGCGCAGCAGACCTGTTCGACAGCGTAATTATCGCAATTGCCGCCAGTCCGCACAAAAACACGCTGTTTACTCTCGACGAGCGCGTGGCGCTTGCCTGTGAGGCAACCGCACATATCAGCAACGTTGAAGTCACCGGTTTTAGCGACCTGATGGCAAATTTTGCCCGCACACAGCAGGCCAACGTGCTGGTACGTGGGCTGCGTGCGGTGGCTGATTTTGAGTATGAGATACAGCTGGCGCACATGAACCGCCACCTGATGCCGGAACTGGAAAGTGTGTTTCTGATGCCCACCAAAGAGTGGTCGTTTATCTCATCATCGCTGGTCAAAGAGGTGGCGCGCCATCACGGCGACGTGTCCCATTTTTTACCGGAACACGTGCGCAAAGCACTGCTGGAGAAGCTCGGCTAA
- the mutM gene encoding bifunctional DNA-formamidopyrimidine glycosylase/DNA-(apurinic or apyrimidinic site) lyase — translation MPELPEVETSRRGIEPHLVGATILHAVVRNARLRWPVSNEIHTLSDQPVLSVQRRAKYLLLELPTGWIIIHLGMSGSLRILPEELPAQKHDHVDLVMSNGKVLRYTDPRRFGAWLWTKELEGHNVLAHLGPEPLSDDFSAAWLHEKSKRKKTAIKPWLMDNKLVVGVGNIYASESLFVGGIHPDRLASSLSTEECARLVASIKAVLLRSIEQGGTTLRDFLQSDGKPGYFAQELQVYGREGEPCRACGTPISAGKHGQRSTYWCRRCQR, via the coding sequence ATGCCGGAATTACCCGAGGTAGAAACCAGTCGTCGCGGTATTGAACCGCACCTGGTCGGTGCCACGATTCTGCATGCCGTGGTGCGTAACGCACGACTGCGCTGGCCGGTTTCAAATGAAATACATACCCTCAGCGACCAGCCAGTCTTGAGCGTACAGCGGCGGGCGAAATACCTGCTGCTGGAGTTGCCGACGGGCTGGATTATCATCCATCTTGGGATGTCGGGCAGTCTGCGCATCCTGCCGGAGGAATTGCCCGCGCAGAAACACGACCACGTTGATCTGGTCATGAGCAACGGCAAGGTGCTGCGTTATACCGACCCGCGTCGCTTTGGTGCATGGCTGTGGACAAAAGAGCTTGAGGGCCACAACGTACTGGCTCATCTTGGGCCTGAGCCGCTCAGCGATGATTTCAGCGCGGCCTGGCTACATGAAAAGAGCAAGCGCAAGAAAACCGCGATTAAGCCGTGGCTGATGGATAACAAACTGGTGGTGGGGGTTGGGAATATCTACGCCAGCGAGTCGCTGTTTGTGGGCGGGATCCATCCGGACAGGCTTGCCAGTTCGCTCTCTACCGAAGAATGCGCACGCCTGGTAGCGTCAATTAAGGCGGTGCTGCTGCGTTCGATTGAGCAGGGTGGCACGACGCTGCGTGATTTTCTGCAAAGTGACGGTAAGCCAGGCTATTTCGCGCAGGAACTGCAGGTGTATGGGCGAGAAGGTGAGCCGTGTCGCGCCTGTGGCACGCCGATTTCGGCAGGAAAACACGGGCAGCGCAGCACTTACTGGTGCCGACGCTGCCAGCGATAG